A DNA window from Takifugu flavidus isolate HTHZ2018 chromosome 15, ASM371156v2, whole genome shotgun sequence contains the following coding sequences:
- the LOC130538476 gene encoding transcriptional repressor p66 alpha-like isoform X5, whose amino-acid sequence MSEEAVRQTRSQKRALERDALPQLTEPSNSDSESKKPKLDPSEPTTETQAEPETHPAVLGAELSRTSDTPKHEKDDDDDMEEDEEEQGQLPKPLVLPLAAQQVTNDKTGEPSSDNRTDCDDRVSQVKTEPAADTRSHPRVAETKAASVLAGGEVKATFKVEVQTGEQPVDMSTSRSNIKREKRPPSPEDDDVIILSDNDSPSPPMNGLSHFKELDTDLLMKSSPAERERIIKQLKEELRLEEAKLVLLKKLRQSQIQRDNLQKPSSLSGTSAPPPLIRGTITSNKGSQQILTGRSSGTVIPPPLVRGGQQGSSKHGSQVIMPPLVRGAQPISVSPQQIQALRQQQQQQQQLSASGASGPPPLLLGPRTSTPAGQGQRGIVQSGLIGIASSSSLKGSSSGSSISVVNVNDSPASRQAAAKLALRKQLEKTLLEIPPPKPPAPEFSFLPSAANNEFIYLVGLEEVVQNLLDTIHRGKTGVALSKPTTREPFICSQCNTDFTCRWRQDKAKGGAVLCEQCMSSNQKKALKAEHTNRLKGAFVKALQQEQEIERRIYQQTSSSVSHGGSSSSSLKAEQLVSQQLKQAQAQARASSLHHHQSSRGTNMVQHHSIKQGSQGQLSHGISSMGVRGLPHTFSSSSQLQSAVAAAALVSRPGKHGHVSHHSVQSSKVSSSGFSGSRNIRGGSASSTAWKKQSNSNTGVTMAYVNPSLTGHKTSASVDARQREYLLDMIPSRSSLSQTANTWK is encoded by the exons ATGTCTGAGGAGGCTGTCCGCCAGACGCGCAGCCAGAAGAGGGCACTGGAGAGAGATGCTCTTCCCCAGTTGACGGAACCCTCCAATTCTGACAGTGAAAGCAAAAAGCCCAAATTGGACCCGTCTGAACCTACAACAGAGACTCAAGCTGAGCCCGAAACGCACCCTGCGGTACTGGGGGCCGAGCTGAGCCGGACTAGTGACACACCAAAGCATGAGaaagatgacgatgatgatatggaggaggacgaggaggagcagggccagTTGCCTAAACCTTTGGTGTTGCCTTTGGCTGCTCAGCAAGTGACGAATGATAAAACAGGTGAACCCAGCTCAGACAATCGGACTGACTGCGATGACAGAGTCAGCCAGGTAAAGACCGAGCCAGCTGCGGACACGAGGAGTCACCCGCGAGTAGCGGAGACAAAAGCTGCAAGCGTGTTAGCTGGAGGCGAGGTGAAGGCCACCTTCAAAGTGGAAGTTCAAACAGGAGAGCAGCCTGTGGACATGAGCACCTCCAGAAG CAACATCAAACGAGAGAAGCGCCCACCCTCCCCTGAAGATGACGACGTCATCATCTTGTCGGACAACGACTCCCCGAGTCCGCCTATGAACGGCCTGAGTCACTTTAAAGAGCTCGACACAGACCTGCTAATG AAGAGCAGCCCTGCAGAGAGGGAGCGCATCATtaagcagctgaaggaggagctgagacTTGAGGAAGCCAAACTGGTGCTGCTGAAGAAGCTACGACAGAGCCAGATACAGAGGGATAATCTGCAGAAG CCGTCAAGCTTGTCCGgcacctctgctcctcctcctctaataCGAGGAACAATTACTAGCAATAAAGGCTCTCAGCAG ATTCTGACGGGCCGGAGTTCGGGCACCGTAATCCCCCCGCCGTTGGTgagaggagggcagcagggGTCATCCAAACATGGCTCCCAGGTCATAATGCCACCTTTGGTCAGAGGTGCACAG CCCATCTCTGTGTCTCCACAGCAGATCCAGGCTCTgcgccaacagcagcagcagcagcagcagctgtctgcctctggagcttcaggaccccctccactgctgctgggCCCCAGGACCTCAACCCCTGCAGGCCAGGGCCAGAGAGGCATCGTCCAGTCAGGCCTCATTGGAATT GCCTCATCATCCAGTCTGAAGGGCTCCTCCTCTGGAAGCAGCATATCTGTGGTCAACGTGAACGACTCTCCCGCCAGCCGCCAAGCCGCAGCCAAGCTCGCTTTGCGCAAACAGTTGGAAAAGACTCTTCTGGAGATCCCCCCACCCAAGCCTCCTGCCCCAGAGTTCAGCTTCCTGCCCTCTGCGGCCAACAATGAGTTCATCTACCTGGTGGGACTGGAAGAAGTCGTGCAGAACCTTCTAGACACCATTCACAGAG GAAAGACAGGTGTGGCCCTGTCCAAGCCCACAACCCGAGAGCCCTTCATCTGCTCCCAGTGCAACACTGACTTTACCTGCCGCTGGAGGCAGGACAAGGCCAAAGGTGGAGCCGTGCTTTGTGAACAGTGCATGTCATCCAATCAGAAAAAGGCTCTGAAAGCAGAGCACACCAACAGGCTGAAAGGCGCTTTCGTCAAGgcgctgcagcaggagcaggaaatcGAGCGGCGCATTTATCAGCAGACGTCCTCGTCGGTCTCCCACGGCGGCTCGTCGTCCTCCTCGTTGAAAGCAGAGCAGCTGGTGTCCCAGCAGCTAAagcaggctcaggctcaggctcgtgcctcctccctccatcaccaccAGTCCAGCCGAGGAACCAACATGGTGCAGCATCACTCCATCAAGCAG GGCTCCCAGGGCCAGCTGTCCCACGGCATCTCATCCATGGGGGTGAGGGGCCTCCCCCacaccttttcctcctcctcccagctgcAGAGCGCGGTGGCGGCCGCGGCTTTGGTCAGCCGGCCAGGTAAGCATGGCCATGTTTCCCACCACTCTGTGCAGAGTTCAAAGGTGAGCAGCAGTGGATTCAGCGGGAGCAGGAATATCCGAGGAGGTAGTGCCTCATCCACTGCATGGAagaagcagagcaacagcaacacag GAGTAACTATGGCCTACGTGAACCCCAGCCTGACAGGCCACAAGACGTCAGCCTCCGTGGACGCTCGTCAGAGGGAGTACCTGCTGGACATGATCCCCTCTCGCTCGTCGCTCTCGCAGACTGCCAACACATGGAAATAA